The following are encoded in a window of Numida meleagris isolate 19003 breed g44 Domestic line chromosome 11, NumMel1.0, whole genome shotgun sequence genomic DNA:
- the IL5RA gene encoding interleukin-5 receptor subunit alpha isoform X2 gives MVVPTDHLNIMASMMRVCLTLLWIRIMLQPLTLQCKAVQVFPPVNFTLTVSALAQVLLRWKPSPNQEQKNYTIRYDVKILTPVFEEYDTMKTHSFRTAVLHNGFSAHVRTLLFHKGLQMTSDWVTAELQAPPGAENTAVTDLSCVTRFTVSSTVSLRCTWLPGTGAPEDTKYFLFYRYQTYTEECQDYITDKWNRNTECRFSVTHIAPDEIDELIVIHINGSSKYAAIKPFQQLFNQNAIEKVNVPRNITVFLEQNDLVATWEKPLSTFHKGCFEYEFYLINLKSGNKQVSKTYSHDFRLRIDVTCRYSIQIRANYHMCCVSGFWSDWSETLYIGGNKQENLIVWILTVLCVSTCFTVTLIGIICKSVLPKKTRTILRTPL, from the exons ATGGTCGTTCCCACTGACCATCTAAACATTATGGCCAGCATGATGAGAGTTTGTCTGACCCTCCTTTGGATAAGAATCATGCTCCAGCCACTCACACTTCAGTGTAAAGCAG TTCAGGTTTTCCCACCTGTTAACTTCACCCTGACAGTCTCTGCATTAGCACAAGTGCTTCTACGCTGGAAGCCAAGCCCTAATCAGGAACAAAAAAACTACACTATCAGATACGATGTGAAAATCTTAACTCCTGTGTTTGAAGAG tATGATACAATGAAGACTCACAGTTTCCGAACAGCTGTACTTCACAATGGTTTCTCTGCACATGTCCGGACATTACTTTTCCATAAGGGCCTTCAGATGACAAGTGACTGGGTGACAGCGGAACTCCAGGCTCCGCCGG gtgctgaaaatacagctgtCACTGATTTGTCCTGCGTTACTCGCTTCACCGTTTCTAGTACTGTTTCTCTCCGTTGCACTTGGCTTCCTGGCACAGGGGCACCAGAAGATACTAAGTACTTTCTGTTTTACAG gTATCAGACCTACACGGAAGAATGCCAGGATTATATCACAGACAAGTGGAACAGGAATACAGAGTGCAGATTTTCAGTGACTCATATTGCTCCCGATGAGATCGACGAGCTCATTGTAATACACATTAATGGCTCTAGCAAGTATGCTGCAATCAAACCTTTCCAGCAGTTATTTAACCAAAACGCCATTG agaAAGTGAATGTTCCCAGAAACATCACTGTTTTCTTAGAGCAAAACGATCTCGTGGCCACATGGGAGAAGCCACTTTCTACTTTCCATAAAGGCTGTTTTGAATATGAATTTTACCTCATCAACTTGAAGTCAGGTAACAAGCAG GTATCTAAAACATACTCCCATGACTTCAGATTACGGATTGATGTTACCTGCAGATATTCCATACAAATAAGAGCAAATTATCACATGTGTTGTGTAAGTGGATTTTGGAGTGACTGGAGTGAAACTCTTTATATAG gtggaaacaaacaggagaatCTCATAGTCTGGATTCTCACTGTGCTTTGTGTATCCACATGCTTTACGGTCACGCTTATTGGTATTATATGCAAATC TgtcctgccaaaaaagaccAGGACCATACTGAGAACACCACTGTAA
- the TRNT1 gene encoding CCA tRNA nucleotidyltransferase 1, mitochondrial isoform X1 — MWAEVLLLPCRARLLPPLRLRHGAARVMKLQSPQFQALFTPGLRSVAELFEKKNYELRIAGGAVRDLLSGMTPQDVDFATTATPEEMKDMFTSAGVRLINNKGEKHGTITARLHEQNFEITTLRIDIVTDGRHAEVEFTTDWEKDAERRDLTVNSMFLGLDGMLYDFFNGYEDLKNKKIRFVGKASARIQEDYLRILRYFRFYGRIAEKPGDHDSSTLQAIKENAKGLAGISGERIWVELKKILIGNHVNHLVQLLYELDVAQYIGLPVNGSLEELERVSKNTENLCPKPMTVLTSLFKVKDDVTNLDLRLKISKEEKNLGFFLLKHREELTKAMGPEPLKPYQDFIMDSREANTISKILELLKYQGEEQLLKAMQQWTVPTFPVSGHDLRKMGITCGKEIGSALQQLREEWKKSGYHMDKEELLSCLKKV, encoded by the exons ATGTGGGCTGAGGTGTTGCTTCTGCCCTGCAGGGCCCGGCTGCTCCCGCCTCTCCGGCTGCGGCACGGCGCGGCGCGCGTCATGAAGCTGCAGTCCCCGCAGTTCCAGGCGCTCTTCACGCCGGGGCTGCGCAGCGTGGCAG AATTGTTTGAGAAGAAGAACTATGAGCTGAGAATAGCAGGAGGGGCTGTGAGGGACTTGCTAAGTGGGATGACGCCACAAGATGTCGATTTTGCCACTACGGCTACACCGGAAGAGATGAAGGACATGTTCACATCTGCTGGTGTTCGTCTGATCAataacaaaggagaaaaacatggaaCCATCACTGCCAGG CTCCATGAACAGAATTTTGAAATTACTACTCTTAGAATAGATATTGTCACCGATGGACGACATGCAGAGGTGGAATTCACCACTGACTGGGAAAAGGATGCTGAAAGGAGGGATCTGACTGTCAATTCCATGTTTTTAG GTTTGGATGGGATGctgtatgatttttttaacGGATATGAAGacttgaaaaacaagaaaataagatttgtgGGAAAGGCAAGTGCAAGAATACAAGAAGATTATTTACGAATCCTAAGATATTTCAG GTTTTATGGAAGAATCGCAGAAAAACCTGGTGATCATGACTCCAGCACACTGcaagcaattaaagaaaatgccAAAGGTTTGGCTGGCATATCAGGAGAAAGGATTTGGgtggaactgaaaaaaattctaattgGAAACCATGTAAATCATTTGGTTCAACTTCTGTACGAGCTGGATGTTGCTCAATACATAG GTTTACCAGTTAATGGAAGTCTGGAGGAACTTGAAAGAGtcagtaaaaatactgaaaatttgtGTCCGAAACCCATGACTGTTCTGACATCGTTGTTCAAGGTGAAGGATGATGTAACAAACCTCGATTTGAGGCTGAAAATctcaaaagaggagaaaaacctTGGCTTCTTTTTGCTGAAACACCGTGAGGAGTTAACTAAAGCGATGGGTCCAGAACCACTTAAACCATATCAAGACTTCATAATGGAT tctaggGAAGCAAATACAATTTCGAAGATCTTGGAACTTCTGAAGTACCAAGGAGAAGAGCAGCTTTTGAAAGCAATGCAGCAGTGGACTGTTCCTACTTTTCCTGTTAGTGGCCATGATTTACGGAAAATGGGTATAAcatgtggaaaagaaattgGGTCAGCGCTACAGCAGCTACGAGAGGAATGGAAGAAGAGCGGGTACCATATGGATAAAGAAGAACTGCTAAGCTGTCTGAAAAAAGTGTAG
- the IL5RA gene encoding interleukin-5 receptor subunit alpha isoform X1 codes for MVVPTDHLNIMASMMRVCLTLLWIRIMLQPLTLQCKAVQVFPPVNFTLTVSALAQVLLRWKPSPNQEQKNYTIRYDVKILTPVFEEYDTMKTHSFRTAVLHNGFSAHVRTLLFHKGLQMTSDWVTAELQAPPGAENTAVTDLSCVTRFTVSSTVSLRCTWLPGTGAPEDTKYFLFYRYQTYTEECQDYITDKWNRNTECRFSVTHIAPDEIDELIVIHINGSSKYAAIKPFQQLFNQNAIEKVNVPRNITVFLEQNDLVATWEKPLSTFHKGCFEYEFYLINLKSGNKQVSKTYSHDFRLRIDVTCRYSIQIRANYHMCCVSGFWSDWSETLYIGGNKQENLIVWILTVLCVSTCFTVTLIGIICKSQHMWSKLFPPIPTPRIKFRDPFPNHYERARSCPSETWLEPGGLAEGLPCSALHDDVF; via the exons ATGGTCGTTCCCACTGACCATCTAAACATTATGGCCAGCATGATGAGAGTTTGTCTGACCCTCCTTTGGATAAGAATCATGCTCCAGCCACTCACACTTCAGTGTAAAGCAG TTCAGGTTTTCCCACCTGTTAACTTCACCCTGACAGTCTCTGCATTAGCACAAGTGCTTCTACGCTGGAAGCCAAGCCCTAATCAGGAACAAAAAAACTACACTATCAGATACGATGTGAAAATCTTAACTCCTGTGTTTGAAGAG tATGATACAATGAAGACTCACAGTTTCCGAACAGCTGTACTTCACAATGGTTTCTCTGCACATGTCCGGACATTACTTTTCCATAAGGGCCTTCAGATGACAAGTGACTGGGTGACAGCGGAACTCCAGGCTCCGCCGG gtgctgaaaatacagctgtCACTGATTTGTCCTGCGTTACTCGCTTCACCGTTTCTAGTACTGTTTCTCTCCGTTGCACTTGGCTTCCTGGCACAGGGGCACCAGAAGATACTAAGTACTTTCTGTTTTACAG gTATCAGACCTACACGGAAGAATGCCAGGATTATATCACAGACAAGTGGAACAGGAATACAGAGTGCAGATTTTCAGTGACTCATATTGCTCCCGATGAGATCGACGAGCTCATTGTAATACACATTAATGGCTCTAGCAAGTATGCTGCAATCAAACCTTTCCAGCAGTTATTTAACCAAAACGCCATTG agaAAGTGAATGTTCCCAGAAACATCACTGTTTTCTTAGAGCAAAACGATCTCGTGGCCACATGGGAGAAGCCACTTTCTACTTTCCATAAAGGCTGTTTTGAATATGAATTTTACCTCATCAACTTGAAGTCAGGTAACAAGCAG GTATCTAAAACATACTCCCATGACTTCAGATTACGGATTGATGTTACCTGCAGATATTCCATACAAATAAGAGCAAATTATCACATGTGTTGTGTAAGTGGATTTTGGAGTGACTGGAGTGAAACTCTTTATATAG gtggaaacaaacaggagaatCTCATAGTCTGGATTCTCACTGTGCTTTGTGTATCCACATGCTTTACGGTCACGCTTATTGGTATTATATGCAAATC ACAACACATGTGGAGCAAACTGTTTCCACCGATTCCAACACCCAGGATCAAGTTCAGAGATCCCTTTCCAAATCACTATGAG AGGGCGCGCAGCTGCCCCAGCGAGACATGGCTGGAGCCGGGCGGCCTGGCCGAGGGCCTCCCCTGCAGCGCTCTGCACGACGACGTCTTCTGA
- the TRNT1 gene encoding CCA tRNA nucleotidyltransferase 1, mitochondrial isoform X2, giving the protein MKLQSPQFQALFTPGLRSVAELFEKKNYELRIAGGAVRDLLSGMTPQDVDFATTATPEEMKDMFTSAGVRLINNKGEKHGTITARLHEQNFEITTLRIDIVTDGRHAEVEFTTDWEKDAERRDLTVNSMFLGLDGMLYDFFNGYEDLKNKKIRFVGKASARIQEDYLRILRYFRFYGRIAEKPGDHDSSTLQAIKENAKGLAGISGERIWVELKKILIGNHVNHLVQLLYELDVAQYIGLPVNGSLEELERVSKNTENLCPKPMTVLTSLFKVKDDVTNLDLRLKISKEEKNLGFFLLKHREELTKAMGPEPLKPYQDFIMDSREANTISKILELLKYQGEEQLLKAMQQWTVPTFPVSGHDLRKMGITCGKEIGSALQQLREEWKKSGYHMDKEELLSCLKKV; this is encoded by the exons ATGAAGCTGCAGTCCCCGCAGTTCCAGGCGCTCTTCACGCCGGGGCTGCGCAGCGTGGCAG AATTGTTTGAGAAGAAGAACTATGAGCTGAGAATAGCAGGAGGGGCTGTGAGGGACTTGCTAAGTGGGATGACGCCACAAGATGTCGATTTTGCCACTACGGCTACACCGGAAGAGATGAAGGACATGTTCACATCTGCTGGTGTTCGTCTGATCAataacaaaggagaaaaacatggaaCCATCACTGCCAGG CTCCATGAACAGAATTTTGAAATTACTACTCTTAGAATAGATATTGTCACCGATGGACGACATGCAGAGGTGGAATTCACCACTGACTGGGAAAAGGATGCTGAAAGGAGGGATCTGACTGTCAATTCCATGTTTTTAG GTTTGGATGGGATGctgtatgatttttttaacGGATATGAAGacttgaaaaacaagaaaataagatttgtgGGAAAGGCAAGTGCAAGAATACAAGAAGATTATTTACGAATCCTAAGATATTTCAG GTTTTATGGAAGAATCGCAGAAAAACCTGGTGATCATGACTCCAGCACACTGcaagcaattaaagaaaatgccAAAGGTTTGGCTGGCATATCAGGAGAAAGGATTTGGgtggaactgaaaaaaattctaattgGAAACCATGTAAATCATTTGGTTCAACTTCTGTACGAGCTGGATGTTGCTCAATACATAG GTTTACCAGTTAATGGAAGTCTGGAGGAACTTGAAAGAGtcagtaaaaatactgaaaatttgtGTCCGAAACCCATGACTGTTCTGACATCGTTGTTCAAGGTGAAGGATGATGTAACAAACCTCGATTTGAGGCTGAAAATctcaaaagaggagaaaaacctTGGCTTCTTTTTGCTGAAACACCGTGAGGAGTTAACTAAAGCGATGGGTCCAGAACCACTTAAACCATATCAAGACTTCATAATGGAT tctaggGAAGCAAATACAATTTCGAAGATCTTGGAACTTCTGAAGTACCAAGGAGAAGAGCAGCTTTTGAAAGCAATGCAGCAGTGGACTGTTCCTACTTTTCCTGTTAGTGGCCATGATTTACGGAAAATGGGTATAAcatgtggaaaagaaattgGGTCAGCGCTACAGCAGCTACGAGAGGAATGGAAGAAGAGCGGGTACCATATGGATAAAGAAGAACTGCTAAGCTGTCTGAAAAAAGTGTAG